The Streptomyces sp. NBC_00576 genome contains the following window.
AGCGCCTCCGTCTGGAGGGGCTCGATCTCCGAGATGGTGCCGACCATCGTGGTCTTGCCGACGCCGAAGCCGCCCGCGATCACGATCTTCGTGGCGATCGGCGCACGGGTGCGGTCCTCCTGCCACGGCCGCAACTCCTCTTTCTCCGCAGGAAGTTGACCTTCCGGCGGGAGGTGGAGAAGCGGGGAGACGCCACGGGCGACGTCAGAGACGACGGAGTCCACTCAGCACCCTTTCCAGCAGCGCGCGGTCCGGCTGCCCCGGCCCGTGACCGGTTCCGTACACACGGATCTTTCCCTGGTCCGCGAGATCGCTCAGAAGCACGCGGACCACACCCAGCGGCGTCCTCAGCAGCGCGGCGATCTCGGCCACCGTACGCATCCGGCGGCACAGTTCGACGATGGCCCGCAGCTCCGGCATGACCCGGGTGCTGAGGGAACCATTCTCCAACTCCTTGCGCTCCTCGGACGCTTCGATCGCGGCGACGAACGTCTCGACGAGGAGTACATGGCCGAAGCGGGTCCGGCCGCCGGTCAGCGAGTACGGGCGTACCCGGGCCGGTTTGCGGTCGCCGCCCCGGACGGGCAACCTGGGCACGGCGGGCGTACTCACTTGGCACCCCCCGCCGACCGGTCCCGCACTGCCCGGACCGCCATCGGACCGACCCCGACCGGCTCGTTGTCCGTCGCCCCCCGCTCGATCGACTCCCGTAGTTCACTGCGGAGTTCAGGGGTCAGGACGTGGCCGGCGCGGCCCACGAAGAGCGCCATGTGGTACGCCACCACGCTCATGTCGCAGTCCGGGGAGCCGTGCACACCGAGCAGCGAGCCGTCGCTGATCGACATCACGAAGAGGGTGCCGTCCTCCATCGCGACCATGGTCTGCTTGACGCCGCCGTAGTCCATCAGCTTGGCGGCGCCGATGGTGAGGCTGCCGATACCGGAGACGATCGTGGCGAGGTCGGCGGCGGAGCCCTTGGGGCCGGTCGGCTGGTCAGGCCGACGTTCCGCGTTCCTGTCTGGGTCGGACGAGAGCAGGAGCAGCCCGTCCGAGGAGACGACCGCGACCGACGTCAGTCCCGGCACCTCCTCGACGAGATTGGTCAGCAGCCAGTGCAGGTTGCGGGCTTCACTACTCAGGCCGAAGGTACTGGGCGCGGTCAACTGCTTGCCTCCTCGACTGTTCCCCCCGTGGCTTCTTCGGCGCGTGCCGGCTGAGCCGTACGTGCCGGTTCTTCCGTCTGTGTTGCCTGTGTTGTCTGTGTTGTCTGCGCCGACCGTCCCGTCTGCTCGGCGATCTCCGCCTCCACGTCACGGTGTCCGTCGCGCGCACCCCGCTGGAACCCGCCGAGCCTGCGGCGCAGTGCCTCGGCATCGACGGATCCCATACGTGGTCTCGGCGGCGCCGCGGGCGCGGTGATCTTCGGGGTCCGCTTGGGCAACCCCTTGTCGGTGACCGGCTCCTCCTCGGCGCGCTCGTGCGCGTCGGGGCCGATGGCATAGGGGTCCGAGACGGTTTCGGTGTCGGTGTCGGTGTCGGGAGCCGTGGGGACGGTCGGCTCGGCGGTGTCCTCGGCCGGGGGTTCCGGCGCGAACAGTTCCATGGTGATCTCGGACGCGGGGAGGGGCGCGGGGTCGGACTCCGGCGTTGGCACGTCCGTGTCCGAGCCGGTGTCCGAGTCCGAGTCAGCCTCGGCGTCGGCCTCCGCGTTCCGTACGGCTCGCTCCGCCAGGGCGATCATCGGGTCCGGTGCGTCGGCCGGGATCAGGTCGTCGGCCGGCGCCTCGTCCGGCTCCGCCTCCAGTTCCCCGCCCGGCTCCTCGGCCTCCGAACGCCCTTGCAGGACATTGGAGTTGACCTCTGCGTCGGCCCCCGGGAAGGACAGTGTCGAGCCGCCGAGCGTCGACGTGGCCGACGGCGATACGGCGGCCGGGTCCGGGACCAGCAGCGCCTTCGGCAGTATGACGACCGCCGCGACACCACCCTGCTTCTGCTCCCGCAACTGCACCCGCACACCGTGCCGATGGGCGAGCCGCGCGACGACGTACAGTCCGAGCCCGATCCCGTCGCCGCCCTCCTTCTCGGCGGCCTCACCCGTTTCGCTCGTCTCGTACGTGTCGTGCGGGGCGTCCGGATCGAAGTCGGCGAGGCGGGAGTTGAGGCGGACCAGGCGCTCGGCGGTCATGCCGATGCCCTCGTCCTGGACGGAGAGCATGATCTCGCCGCTCTCCAGGAGCCAGCCGGAGATCTCCACCGGGAGCTCGGGCGGGGTGAACGAGGTGGCGTTCTCCAGGAGTTCGGCCAGCAGATGACTGACGTCGTCGGCGGCGAACCCGGCGAGATGCGCGTGCGGCGGCAGCGCGGAGATGCGTACCCGCTCGTACCGCTCGATCTCGCTCACGGCGGCGCGGACCACGTCGACGAGCGGGACGGGACCCACGTGCTGGTGGCCGTGTTCGGCGCCGGCGAGGACGAGGAGGTTCTCGCTGTGCCGGCGCATGACGGTGGCGAAGTGGTCGAGCTTGAAGAGGGTGGCGAGCCGGTCCGGGTCCTGCTCGCGCTCCTCCAGGCCCTCGATGACGGCGAGTTGGCGCTCGACGAGGCCCAGGGTGCGCAGCGCGAGGTTTACGAAGGTGCCGTGGATGCTGTCCCGGGTGCGCGCCAACTGGGTGGCGGCGTCGGCGAGTTCGGCGCGCAGTTCCTCACGGGCGTCGGCCATCTTCTGGCGCTGGCCGACCAGGTGCTTGCGGTCGGCCTCCAGGGTGGCGATGCGCTCGTGGACGGCCAGGGCACGGGTGTGCAGGGCGTTGACGGAGCGGACGACCTGGGCGAACTCGTCGTTGCGGCCGGTGAACTTGACCGGTTCCTCGACGAGCGGATCGGCGGCCTCGGCGAGCCGGGCGGTGCCCCGGCGCAGCACGGAGAGCGGGCGGGTGAGGGTGCGGGCCATGGCGGTGGCGATACCGACGGCGACCAGGAGGAGGGCGCCGAGGGCGGCGATCCGGATCTCCAGGTCGGTGACGTCGTCGTCGCGGAGCTGGATGAGGGCCTTGGTGCGGCGGTCGTAGAGGGAGGACTCGACGCCGCGCATCAGCTCGACGCGGGCGGAGAGGGCCGCGTCCACGGCGCTGAGGCCGGTGGCCAGTTCGCGCGTGGACAGCGTGGGCTGGTCGGTGAGTGAGGCGAGGTACTTGTCGGCGGTGTCGACCTCGGGTCCGGTGACCGTGGAGTCGTAACTGCCGACGGCGGCCTCGGGGGCGCTCTCGCGGAAGTCTGCGAGCGCCGCGTCCGAGCGCAGACGGGCCTGCTGGGCGGCGGCGCTGAGGGCGCCCCGCTGCTTGGTGTTCGCCGGTGTGGTGACGGTCTGGTCGGAGGTCAGTCCGGTGACCGGGTCGTACACGGACTCGGTGGACGTCGGCACACTGAGCGCGGCGAGGAGAAGGCCCCGGGCGGCGGCGGCCTGCTGGACGGCGGAGTCGAGCTCGGCGAATGCGTACGCGCCTGCGCCCGCACGGGACGGCTGCTGCTCGGCCAACTGCTCGGCGAGACGGTGCAGGCCGACGATGGCGGCGGAGTACGTCTCGTGCGCCTGGAGAGCGGTGCTCTTCCCGGCGAGCGCCTCTTTGCGCAGCGACGCGATGTCGTCCAGGTCGGCGCGCAGCGCGGCCGGGGTGTCGGGGTTCGCGAGCAGATCGCCGACCTGCCGGTCGACGCGGGTGGTGCGCTGCTCGGAGGGCGCCTTCACCTTGGCTCGGCCGGCGGCGAGGTAGACGGTGACCTCGTCGCGTTCGTCGGCGAGCGAGTGGGCGAGAGTCAGGGAGTCCTGGGTCTGCGCCGCGAGTGTCACCAGATCCTGGGAGTCGTGGAGCTGGGAGGAGGCGGCGACGACGGACGGGGCGCCGGCCCCGGCGATCGCGGCGGCCACGACGGCGACGGCCACGATGAGCCGGTTGCGGACGTGGGCGGGGCGTCCCCGGCCCGCGGGATCGGTCGGGGCGCCACCGGTAGCGCTCCCCGCGGGAGCTGTCTGCCTGCCTGTGCGCCGAGGCCGCGTCTTCTGCACCGGTGCTCGCATTCCTGACTCGTGTGCCCATGGGCCCGGGTGACGATCCGTGGGGACCGGGGTGACGATCCGTCAACTGCATGGCCGCCCGGATGGTTCTGGCCTGCCGCTCACCCGGTACGGTTCCGGTTCCCCGGCACGGTCCGGCTCCCGACCCTCCCATGCCGGTGGGCGGGGAGCGCGCGTCACCTGACCCGCCACTCAAAGGAGTGAACATCAAGGAGTCAACCTCGGCCGGGAGTTGGCGGCAAGTTCCTCTGGCCTGTGCTGCCACCGTGCCCGGCAGGCCGGTTGGACGTGGACGGCGGGCTTTGACATTATCCGCCGCGACGTCTTCACGGAGTAGCTCATTCCCTTCCAAATCAGGCGACTGACCAGCGGCTACACGCTGTTTCGGCAATTGTTGCCAGCCTTTTGAGAAGCTTGTGGAGGGCTCGTGCAGACTGGCCGGATGCGCACTGAACTCGTCACGGAGCCCGGCGATCCGGCCCGCCCCAATGAGGACTTCGCAGCGATCGGACTTCCCGCCTCCGGACAGGGCGGTTCGCTCGTCCTCCTGGACGGGGTGACTCCCCCCAGGACCGGGACGGGTTGTCTGCATTCCGTCCCCTGGTACACGGCCCGCCTCGGCGGCGCCCTGACCGAACTGTCGGTTTCGCAACGGGATATGCCCCTGACCGAGGTGCTGGCGGCGGCGATCTCTCGTACCGCCGAGGCCCACGTGCAAACCTGTGACCTTTCTCACCCGCGTACACCTCAGGCGACCGTGGTTCTCGCCCGCTGGTCACCGGCCACCGTCGAGCACCTGGTCCTGTCCGACTCGGCCCTGCTGACCGGGTCCCCCGACGGCACGGTCACCGCACACCTGGACGACCGGCTGTCCCGTGTCCCCCGCGCCTCCCTGGCCACGGACGCGATCGCCGACGCGACGGTACGTAACAAGGAGGGCGGCTTCTTCACGGCGGCGGCCGATCCCTCGGTGGCGTCCCGCGCGGTGACGGGCTCGCTCCCGCGCGCCGAGGTCCGCGCCCTGGCCGCGCTGACGGACGGTGCGACCCGCTGGGTGGAGAGGTTCGGCGAGGGCGACTGGACGGCCTGCTTCACCGCCGTACGCAAGGAGGGCGCCGGGGCGCTGGTGCACCGCGTACGGGAGCTGGAGCGGGCGGACGCGGACGGGGGCCGACCGCGCCTGGGCCGCAGCAAGACGCACGACGACGCGACGGTGGTCTACGTCGAGCTGTGAAGCCCGGCGGCGATGAACTGCCGGCTACGGTGGGGGCGGCGGGGGCTACTTCTCCATGCCGAGGTTGAGCTGATGCAGCAGCCTGGCCAGTTCGGCCACCTCGACGCGGTCCCAGGCGGCCAGCTCACGCACGTACCGCGCCCGTCGCGCCTCCCGGACTTTACGGAAACGGACGCGGCCCTCGTCCGTGAGGTGGACGAGCCAGGCGCGGCCGTCGGCCGGGTCCGGCTCGCGGGCGATGAGGCCCAGCTGCTCCAGGGCGCGCAGTTGGCGGGACATGGTGGCCTTGCCGACGCCGATGTAGGCCGCGAGTTCGGTGGCACGCTGGCGCCCGCACTCGTCGAGCCGCACCAGCAGTCCGTACGCCGACGACTCCAGGTCGGGATGGACCTCGCGGGCCATCTCCCCGGAGTTGGCCCGGGCGCGCCGCAGGAACACGGTCAACTCGCGCTCCAGGGCGAGGAATTCCCGCTCCACCCCGCGCCCGGGCGCCGTGGACTCGACACGCTGCCTGCCGAGGCTCCCCTCGCCGTTCCCGTCCTCGTGCACGCCAGCACCCCTGATCCGGTTTCGCCGCTGAAGAAAGTTTCCGTCGTACACGGCCGTCGCCGCAGCTCGGACAGTATTTCGCAGGCTCGGAGCGACCATGTCATCCAGGTCCCTCCAAGCACCGATTCGGCGTACGGGAAGGCCCGGACCCCTTCCGGGACCCGGGCCCTCACCGACCGGCAGCGTCCGTCACGCCGCTGCCGGAACCTTCACCTCCGCCGGGTTCTCCGCCGGGGTGAGCGCCAGTTCGAGGACCTGGCGGACGTCCGTGACGGCGTGGACGTCGAGCTTCTCCAGGACCTCGGCCGGGACGTCGTCCAGGTCGGCCTCGTTGCGCTTCGGGATGATCACGGTGGTGACGCCGGCCCGGTGGGCGGCGAGCAGCTTCTGCTTCACACCGCCGATGGGCAGCACCCGCCCGGTCAGCGACACCTCGCCGGTCATGGCGACGTCCGTCCGGACGAGCCGTCCGCTGAGCAGCGAGGCGAGGGCGGTCGTCATGGTGACGCCCGCACTCGGACCGTCCTTGGGCACGGCCCCCGCCGGGAAGTGGATGTGCACACCCCGGTCCTTCAGATCACCCACGGGCAGCTCCAGTTCGGCGCCGTGCGAGCGCAGGAAGGAGAGCGCGATCTGCGCGGACTCCTTCATGACGTCGCCGAGCTGCCCGGTGAGGGTCAGTCCGGCGGCGCCGGTCTCCGGATCGGCCAGCGACGCCTCGACGTAGAGGACGTCGCCCCCGGCCCCGGTGACCGCGAGCCCGGTCGCCACACCCGGTACGGCGGTGCGCCGCTCGGCCGGGTCGGTGGCGGACTCGGGCACGTGGTGGGGCCGCCCGATGAGTCCGCGCAGATCGTCGTCCGTGACGGTGAACGGCAGCTTCCGCTCCCCGAGTTCGTGCTGTGCTGCGACCTTGCGCAGCAGCCGCGCGATGGACCGCTCCAGGTTGCGGACGCCGGCCTCCCGTGTGTACTCCCCGGCGAGCTTGCGCAACGCGCTCTCGTCCAGGGCTACTTCGGCGTCTTCGAGGCCGGCCCGCTCCAACTGCCGGGGCAGCAGGTGGTCCCGGGCGATGACGACCTTCTCGTCCTCGGTGTACCCGTCCAGCCGGACGAGCTCCATCCGGTCGAGCAGGGCCTCGGGAATGGCTTCGAGGACGTTGGCGGTGGCGAGGAACACCACGTCGCTGAGGTCGAGTTCGACTTCGAGGTAGTGGTCGCGGAAGGTGTGGTTCTGCGCCGGGTCGAGGACTTCGAGCAGCGCGGCGGCGGGGTCGCCCCGGAAGTCGGAGCCGACCTTGTCGATCTCGTCGAGGAGAACGACGGGGTTCATGGACCCGGCCTCCTTGATGGCCCGCACAATGCGCCCGGGCAGCGCACCGACATACGTACGCCGGTGCCCGCGGATCTCGGCCTCGTCCCTGACCCCGCCCAGCGCGACCCGGACGAACTTCCGGCCCATGGCGTGCGCGACGGACTCGCCGAGGCTGGTCTTTCCGACGCCGGGCGGCCCGACGAGCGCGAGCACGGCGCCACCACGACGCCCGCCCACGACCCCGAGCCCGCGCTCCGCGCGCCGCTTGCGCACGGCGAGGTACTCGGTGATGCGCTCCTTCACGTCCTCCAGGCCCGCGTGCTCGGCGTCGAGCACGGCCTGGGCTCCCTGGATGTCGTACGAGTCCTCGGTCCGCTCGTTCCAGGGCAGTTCGAGAACGGTGTCGAGCCAGGTCCTGATCCAGCCGCCCTCGGGCGACTGGTCGGAGGACCGCTCCAGCTTGTCGACCTCCTTGAGGGCGGCCTCGCGCACCTTCTCGGGCAGGTCGGCGGCCTCGACGCGGGTCCGGTAGTCGTCGGACTCCTCGCCGTCCTGCTCACCGTTGATCTCGCGCAGCTCCTTGCGTACCGCTTCCAGCTGCTTCCGCAGCAGGAACTCCCGCTGCTGCTTGTCGACGCCTTCCTGGACGTCCTTCGCGATGGTCTCGGCGACATCCTGCTCGGCGAGGTGGTCGCGCAGCTGCTGGGTGGCGAGCTTCAGCCGGGCCACCGGGTCGGTGGTCTCCAGCAGTTCGATCTTCTGGTCGGTGCTGAGGAAGGGCGAGTAACCGGAATTGTCGGCAAGGGTGGAAACATCGTCGATGGCCTGTACCCGGTCGACGACCTGCCAGGCGCCGCGCTTGCGGAGCCAGGCGGTGGCAAGTGCCTTGTATTCCTTGGCAAGTTCGGTGACATGACCGGGCACGGGGTCCGGGACGGTCTCGTCGATCCGCGTCCCCTCCACCCACAGCGCGGCCCCCGGCCCGGTGGTCCCGGCGCCGATGCGCACGCGCCCCAGGGCACGGATGAGGGCGCCCGGATCCCCGTCGGCCAGTCGGCCGACCTGCTCCACGGTGCCGAGGACACCGGTACTCGGGTATGTCCCGTCGATGCGCGGCACCAGCAGAACCCTGGGCTTGCCGGGCTCGGTACGCGCGGCGGCCTGGGCGGCCTCCACCGCGGCACGCACATCGGCGTCGTTCAGGTCCAGCGGAACCACCATGCCGGGCAGCACGACCTCGTCGTCGAGCGGCAGCACGGGCAGTGTGAGCGGTGTGGACGTCGAAGCCATGATCTCCCCTTCGGCATTCAAGTTGAGCTATGCCGACTCAATGCTTGGCGGCGGTTGATTGTTCCCCGGGGCGTGTTCGCCGTGAGCGATCACCTCTGCCGCGACTGCCGGGCACCCGCCTACAGTCATCTACGTAACACTCATTAACGCATAACAGCTATTACACAAGGGGTCGGCGTGGGCGGAAACAAGGACGGAACCGTGCGGGCCTGGGTAGACGGCTGGGTCGTCTCGCGCGGGGCATCTCCGCCCCTGGTCGAGCCCTGGGGATACACGATCGACGTGGGTACGGCCGAGCACGTCACCCGGCACGTCCTCGACGCGGTGAACGACGACGTCGACGAACGGACCGTCCGGAAGGTGGCCGACGCGGTGACCGGCTCGGGCGTATGGCTCAAGGTGTTCGACGACCCGGCGAGGGTCGGCGGCTGGCTCGGCGAGGGCTGGTGGGTCGATCCCGAGCCGGGCTACCTGATGTCGGTTCCGCTGACGCCCACGGAGGCGCCGCCCGCCCCCGACGGTTACCGGGTCCGCGTCTGGACGCGCGCCGGGGTGACCCGCGTCCTGCTCGCGGCGCCCGACGGTTCCTGGGCGGCCCGCGGCCAGCTCGCCCCGACGGGCAGCACGGCGGTCGTCGACCAGGTGGAGACCTCCCCCGCGCACCGCCGCCGGGGACTCGGCTCCTTCGTGATGCGAACGCTCGCGCAGGAGGCCGTCGCCCAGGGCGCGGAGAGAGGCGTTCTGGCCGGGACACCGGACGGCCGGGCGCTGTACGAGGCGTTGGGCTGGCGGGTGGAGGCGTTTCTGACGAGCGCGAAGTACATGGGGGCGAAGGCGGATCAGGCCGGTGTCAGTGCGCTTCCGGCACCGCTGAGTACATCCAGGTGCCGTCCGACAGGGCGGCCAGGACCCGGCGCTTGATCTCGGCACGCTGCGGACTGCTGACGAGGGACAGGGGCAGATAGCCGACGTGCTCCTCGTGCGTGCGCAGCTCGGCGCGGATGAAGGCGTACTCGGCCGGATGTCCGTCGACGAGGAGCCGGTCGGCCGCCGCTTTGGCCTCGGACACAGCCCTCGTGTACGGACTTTCGAGTGCTCGTTCGCGCAACGCCTGGGTGATCTGCCGGATGTACCGCTTGCACTCCATGCGCCGCTGCTGGACGGCCGCGAGGAAGCGCCGGGCGTTGAGTACCGCGACCGCTTCTGCCTCAGGCAGCGTGCAGAAGTCGTCGGGGAGCGTGCCCAGAGCATGCGGCGTCTCCGCGCAGGCCCGGTCCGCGGCCATCGCCCCCAGTTCCCGCAGGGCGTTCTCCCACCGCTTCAGCATCAGCGGGTGACGCAGCGCCATGTCGCGTTCGTCCTGCTCCTTGGCGTCGTCGGCCGCGGCCAGCCGCACGGCGGTGTCGCCGGCAGCCAGCAGCGCGTCGACTTCCGGGGAGCGCGGCGCGGCGAGCCGGCCTTCGCCGACGGCGTACGCGATCTCGTCGTGCACGTCACGGAACGCGGGCGGCTCGGCCATGTCGCTCACGAACCGCCGGGCGCGCTCCCGCTGGACGAGTTCGGCGTACTCGTCCGGGAACGCGATCCTCAGCCAACCCTGGGCCGTGAGGTGGGAGTTCATACCGCTCTTGCGTTCCCGGCTGTTGTTGAAGTCGTTGCGCCGCAACTTCTTTACCAGTACGGCGGCCTCGTGGGCGCGATGGCGAACCCGGCCCAGCCGGTGCTCGGTGACCTCCAGTCGGGG
Protein-coding sequences here:
- a CDS encoding roadblock/LC7 domain-containing protein, whose product is MTAPSTFGLSSEARNLHWLLTNLVEEVPGLTSVAVVSSDGLLLLSSDPDRNAERRPDQPTGPKGSAADLATIVSGIGSLTIGAAKLMDYGGVKQTMVAMEDGTLFVMSISDGSLLGVHGSPDCDMSVVAYHMALFVGRAGHVLTPELRSELRESIERGATDNEPVGVGPMAVRAVRDRSAGGAK
- the lon gene encoding endopeptidase La, whose protein sequence is MASTSTPLTLPVLPLDDEVVLPGMVVPLDLNDADVRAAVEAAQAAARTEPGKPRVLLVPRIDGTYPSTGVLGTVEQVGRLADGDPGALIRALGRVRIGAGTTGPGAALWVEGTRIDETVPDPVPGHVTELAKEYKALATAWLRKRGAWQVVDRVQAIDDVSTLADNSGYSPFLSTDQKIELLETTDPVARLKLATQQLRDHLAEQDVAETIAKDVQEGVDKQQREFLLRKQLEAVRKELREINGEQDGEESDDYRTRVEAADLPEKVREAALKEVDKLERSSDQSPEGGWIRTWLDTVLELPWNERTEDSYDIQGAQAVLDAEHAGLEDVKERITEYLAVRKRRAERGLGVVGGRRGGAVLALVGPPGVGKTSLGESVAHAMGRKFVRVALGGVRDEAEIRGHRRTYVGALPGRIVRAIKEAGSMNPVVLLDEIDKVGSDFRGDPAAALLEVLDPAQNHTFRDHYLEVELDLSDVVFLATANVLEAIPEALLDRMELVRLDGYTEDEKVVIARDHLLPRQLERAGLEDAEVALDESALRKLAGEYTREAGVRNLERSIARLLRKVAAQHELGERKLPFTVTDDDLRGLIGRPHHVPESATDPAERRTAVPGVATGLAVTGAGGDVLYVEASLADPETGAAGLTLTGQLGDVMKESAQIALSFLRSHGAELELPVGDLKDRGVHIHFPAGAVPKDGPSAGVTMTTALASLLSGRLVRTDVAMTGEVSLTGRVLPIGGVKQKLLAAHRAGVTTVIIPKRNEADLDDVPAEVLEKLDVHAVTDVRQVLELALTPAENPAEVKVPAAA
- a CDS encoding MarR family winged helix-turn-helix transcriptional regulator, with protein sequence MHEDGNGEGSLGRQRVESTAPGRGVEREFLALERELTVFLRRARANSGEMAREVHPDLESSAYGLLVRLDECGRQRATELAAYIGVGKATMSRQLRALEQLGLIAREPDPADGRAWLVHLTDEGRVRFRKVREARRARYVRELAAWDRVEVAELARLLHQLNLGMEK
- a CDS encoding GNAT family N-acetyltransferase, yielding MGGNKDGTVRAWVDGWVVSRGASPPLVEPWGYTIDVGTAEHVTRHVLDAVNDDVDERTVRKVADAVTGSGVWLKVFDDPARVGGWLGEGWWVDPEPGYLMSVPLTPTEAPPAPDGYRVRVWTRAGVTRVLLAAPDGSWAARGQLAPTGSTAVVDQVETSPAHRRRGLGSFVMRTLAQEAVAQGAERGVLAGTPDGRALYEALGWRVEAFLTSAKYMGAKADQAGVSALPAPLSTSRCRPTGRPGPGA
- a CDS encoding sensor histidine kinase, whose amino-acid sequence is MQKTRPRRTGRQTAPAGSATGGAPTDPAGRGRPAHVRNRLIVAVAVVAAAIAGAGAPSVVAASSQLHDSQDLVTLAAQTQDSLTLAHSLADERDEVTVYLAAGRAKVKAPSEQRTTRVDRQVGDLLANPDTPAALRADLDDIASLRKEALAGKSTALQAHETYSAAIVGLHRLAEQLAEQQPSRAGAGAYAFAELDSAVQQAAAARGLLLAALSVPTSTESVYDPVTGLTSDQTVTTPANTKQRGALSAAAQQARLRSDAALADFRESAPEAAVGSYDSTVTGPEVDTADKYLASLTDQPTLSTRELATGLSAVDAALSARVELMRGVESSLYDRRTKALIQLRDDDVTDLEIRIAALGALLLVAVGIATAMARTLTRPLSVLRRGTARLAEAADPLVEEPVKFTGRNDEFAQVVRSVNALHTRALAVHERIATLEADRKHLVGQRQKMADAREELRAELADAATQLARTRDSIHGTFVNLALRTLGLVERQLAVIEGLEEREQDPDRLATLFKLDHFATVMRRHSENLLVLAGAEHGHQHVGPVPLVDVVRAAVSEIERYERVRISALPPHAHLAGFAADDVSHLLAELLENATSFTPPELPVEISGWLLESGEIMLSVQDEGIGMTAERLVRLNSRLADFDPDAPHDTYETSETGEAAEKEGGDGIGLGLYVVARLAHRHGVRVQLREQKQGGVAAVVILPKALLVPDPAAVSPSATSTLGGSTLSFPGADAEVNSNVLQGRSEAEEPGGELEAEPDEAPADDLIPADAPDPMIALAERAVRNAEADAEADSDSDTGSDTDVPTPESDPAPLPASEITMELFAPEPPAEDTAEPTVPTAPDTDTDTETVSDPYAIGPDAHERAEEEPVTDKGLPKRTPKITAPAAPPRPRMGSVDAEALRRRLGGFQRGARDGHRDVEAEIAEQTGRSAQTTQTTQATQTEEPARTAQPARAEEATGGTVEEASS
- a CDS encoding DUF742 domain-containing protein, which produces MSTPAVPRLPVRGGDRKPARVRPYSLTGGRTRFGHVLLVETFVAAIEASEERKELENGSLSTRVMPELRAIVELCRRMRTVAEIAALLRTPLGVVRVLLSDLADQGKIRVYGTGHGPGQPDRALLERVLSGLRRL